ATGCTTGATGAAAAGACTAAATCACTTCTGCAAATAGAGCTGAACACTATTTCCTCTTCATTTGCTGGTTTAGGGAGTCTTGTCACTGAACTTCATAGGTAAATGTTTATGTAAATTTTTTATGATGTTTCAATTTGTTATTCAGGATTAATAACTTTGGTTGCAGTTATTTACATGAACTCTGgtagtaatttttattttaagaaaaactTATTATTAAGAAATATTATCGTATTGGTGATTTTCCAGGTACATACTATCTCGTTATGGTAAATTGCTTGGACTAGATTCGGGAAAGGTTCCTGCCAATAATGCTGCCACTCAGTTTGCAGAGGGCTTGGCTAGAGCTTGGACTGAGTATAATGACCCCAGGTCAGTTTTATAGACATTTTCACTTTCTACTGTTACATTTGCTCCTATACTAGATTTCTCATTGGATCCGTACAGGGCTGTGATTATGATTGTGGTTCAGGCTGAAGAACGAAACATGTATGACCAACATTTTCTTTCTGCAGTTCTAAGAGATAGATATCCTTTTTCTCAATAGTTATAATATTTTATGATAACTAAAggaaaaatgtttgttgtttgccATCTTGCAAAGCAGGCTCTTTGATTTGTATAACTCGTGCTACCAAATGTCATATTGAAGATATGTAAATAAAACGCAACTATAATTTTTACACGGTATTATTTTCCTAAGCTTGAAACACGCATCAGATTGCGATTGTACGTAAAACCTTGGCAGAAGTTGATCGAGAAGGAGAAATTCTACCGGATGGAACACTTTCTGTGTATGGATATCCTTTCGCCatgaaaatttgaatttaagTATCTTATTCTTTGTGGCTCAAGCAACTTTTGTTTCTGACTGTTGAGAAATAAAATTTCTTGGCTTTCGCAGTGATGGACAACGAATTGCCGTCGTTTACTTCCGTGCTGGCTATACACCAGTTGATTATCCTTCTGAATCAGTGAgcaattagttttttttctgCTCCTATAAACTCTGCTTGGTTTTGTTTCTCTCCTTCCTGACCTCATTCTTCCTATTCCATGGATTGTCGTTGACCGTAATAAATTTCCCTGGTATAGTTGTGTTGTAATATGAGTGTGCCTTTTATCTTAACCAACGGGTTATCATGGTTTTGGTATATCATGCTCAATGTGTAGGAATGGAGAGCCAGACTACTGATGGAGCAATCCTCTGCTATTAAATGCCCTTCAATATCTTATCATTTGGTTGGCaccaagaaaattcaacaggaACTTGCAAATCCCGGCGTACTTGAGAGGTATCTTCTAATTTTACTTGGGAAACAAGTATTCTTTgataaattgtatttttttttgttaaaaatacTTTGCTTTTTTTCAATCCTTATGTCAAAACTTTAAGCAGGTTTCTTGAAAACAAAGGCGATATTGCCAAACTGCGTGAATGCTTTGCAGGACTATGGAGTTTGGATGACTACGATATTACTAGAAAAGCAATTGAAAAGCCAGAGTTATTTGTGATGAAGCCCCAGAGAGAAGGAGGAGGTATCACACCACCTAAAGTTCAACCTTCTGCACTGTGACTTTTGTTAAAATATATAGAGGAGGGAAATGAAACATTACAAATTAACATAATTACTTTTCAGGAAACAATATTTACGGCAACGCTGTGAGGGAGACCCTCCTAAAGTTGCAGCAAGCAGGTTCTCAAGAAGATGCAGCTTACATTCTTATGCAGAGGATATTTCCAACTTTGTCTGCAGCAGTTTTGATGCGCAATGGTTGTTGGCATAAGGACCATGCCGTTTCAGAACTTGGGATTTTTAGCACTTATTTAAGGTACCTGGCGTGCCTACAAATCTATTACAGTTCCATGTTTTATTTAACATACACAATGCTTGACATCCATGGACTGTGATTTGCAGGAATAAGGATAGGGTAGTTATGAACAACCAAAGTGGCTATTTGATGCGTACAAAAATTTCATCATCTGATGAAGGTGGAGTTGCAGCTGGTTTTGCAGTATTAGATAGTGTATACCTGACTTGACGTTGCCAATCCCTTAAGTTATCCGGGTAAATCAAAACATTACGCGAGTAATTGTTTACATTGGATACTTATATAACCTGCCAATGCTTTCCTTAACTGTAAATCAACGACCTGTTTGATTCTAACCAAGATTGATGAACTGTACAAACCTGTTTATTCTTATTTAAAGGCAGTTTGTAAGCTGTTTTAGCATGGGTTTGAGTTGATGGTTTTGACAAGGAGAGCTCATGTCTTCAGATAAGCCGCTCAAGGGTCATGAACATGACAGTTTAACACTATTTTGTTATTAGTGAAATGTGATCATACAAAATAAGTCCACTTTTTGTCAGTGAGGTCAGCATGTGAAAGCATTACCATTATTATAAATTTAACCGTGCCTGTGTCTacattgatcaatttttttggaaaatattatGTAATGCCCTGAAGTTTGAGACCTGGTTTGGTTATAAAATGCTGGTAATGCATTATGAAAGAAACATGATTTAAACTCATCATCTTGGTGTGATTTTATCTAACCGCAAGACACTAAATTAGTTTGTATGTTTGATAGGCGGTGAAAAACAATGGTGAGGCGACAGAACTAAAAGCCATACCTGAACTGGTTAGAATAATCACAAGCGCCCTATGCGCATTGGCTATTCAAGCAATGTTACAATTAAGTGTTCACATGACATGATTTGGTGATAGTTATCTTCTTAAGTGTGTCCTTCTCTTGTCCTTCCACCCATATTCACGAGCACGATTTTCCCATAATGCCGTCACCCTGTGTTCTTCAATAAGCTCTGCCTCTGCTCTTTCCCTTGCTTCTTCACAAGTTTCCATCGCAACATTGCACTTTTCTGTTTCCATTTGATAATGTGAGGATGCATTTCTTGCATTCATCACTAATCTGTCGGTCTGTTCCAAGGTTTCATTGGTTACAATTCTCTGCAAATTTAGCTCCTCTGATAGCATTGTGAGTAGATCCTTATTCATTTCCTCATTCATAACTGGATCATGCTTACCACAATCTACACATAcagcaaaacaaacaaaaaagttCTCTCCTGTTATGATAGCATAGATACTGTGTTTAAGATCAGGTATGAATGAAGCAAAAGATTCTACCCCCTCTATAGATGAGATATACAAAGATAAGCAAAACTATTAAGGTTGTAAATGCAATGATTTTAAAAGGGAACATTTCCTCAATTTTTGGTCAAAGATAACTAAAACTGGAAGAAACTAATCCCCCTTTACATACCTTCAAAACACAGTCACTGCAGTTGACCTAATATCAAGTAAGCCAAATCCCCAACTTCCTCCTTCTTTTAAGATCAAAGGCAGACCCAAGATTTCAACACCACCAATCTTAAATCTAAACCTGACTATCTATGACAAGAATAACCAAAATTGGAACACTTTGGCtttatacatttgaaaagaaaagaaaaatgttcTGATTTTTTTGACACAGCCACTGTACTGTGTTTGGGCTACAAGGTGCAGAACTCAGTTTCTCTGCAACATTTTGCACATACTTAaaacatacattttttttacaagaacATTCAATCAgagttctttctttctttttttctttttatcacttCAAAACAAAGTTTGTTACCTCGTATAGTAACTAAAAGATGAAACTTACCAAATGTATCAGGAGGAGACTCCGCTGAGGAGCAATAACAATCACATGGATGATGACATGGAGATTCTGTAGAGGCACTCTCCTTCAATCGCCAGCGTGATAGTGGTCCTAGTGTGAATACAAGGAAACAAACACTCATCCAAACCAAAACCCACTTCAAAACACACAGCCTTTGCTTTGGAGGATGAACATGAACCCTCCACACCCTCATTACACACCAAACTCAACAATTACTTGAACAATATCTGATGGGGACTCACAAGTAATATGCACATCCACACTCACACTGCCATTTGAAGATCTGGGTGATTGAGAACTTGCTGTGTGCTCTGAAATAAAAGGGTGTGAGTCTGTGAGATTAACATGAATGGAAAAAATTTCGAACAGCATTAAAGCATCAAGTCATGGATGCTGAATTTGACTGTAAAACACAATGATTGACAAAGGACACCTCAACTTCAAAGATCACGAGGTTTTCTTCCCTTTTTCTGTCCTTCTAATGTGAGTGGAAGACAGTCTCTGCTTTGTCTTTCagggaaaataaaaaaagaccCAGATCCCGGTAAAGTGTAAAGATGATGTTTTTATGGGATTTGGATATGCAAATGAATTGGTTGCATTATGAGAGTGATAAGGTGGGGAAGAAAAAGAGTCCAGAAGGTTGCTTTAATGATTGATTGGGTTTGAGCTTTGAAACATTAGCTTAGCCAGTAAGTTGGTACTTagtaatataataaattaataatgatAATGTAACACTACTACTAATTCAGGGAGATTACAAGGTTTCATATCTCAAAACTAGGACTGTTTGTTTCAGAACTTGGCCTTTGGGTGCTTCCAAGTTCTCAGTGGCAGGGTGGtgattcaaaatttcaaattgtGTGTTGTGTTGTGATTACTCCGTGATTAACGACAAAGTATCACTATCACCTGCAAGTTAGGAACGACTCAACAGATAGATTCTATATTGCCGTACAGATAGCTTCCACATGTCAAGGAATATGCACGTGTAGCTGCTCCTGCATTTTCAGCCTCTTCCATAATATAATTGTACTCTCACAccacataatatatatatatatatatatatgaataaatCATGGATTGTATGTTTGAATGTAAATTTGTTTGTGTTTTGTACTAGACCATCGGCATATGATGTGACGATCATATTAGGGAAACCAATTCAGTGTTTACATGGAAGACTCAACCATTTATGAGAGACCACTCATCATTTCCTTCAACCTCAACTCATGTGTAAAATCTTGATCTTAAGACACATGATGTATTGAAATCCTATTGTTTCGATGAATCCACAACTCTAAATGATTAGATGATAGTATTGAAAATGAATTTGATATATTAGTACAACCTCAAACAATACACTCAGTATAACTATAAACTATTGTGCAGGCTTTTCTACCATTATACATAGTAAAAGAATACATGATCCGTGCATTATGCAGTCTACTTACAGAAAGTATAAAATTGAAGCAAGTCTACTTACAATCAATGATTATCAATTTATCATAGGCATCTATTGAGACCTCCAATTGATTGCCAACTTCATCATAATGAATGAGTTGATTAGAACTGCTAGCTAATTAACAAGTAAAAACAACCTATTATCACCTCATCTACATCCCTCTAtagtgaaaatgaaatttacTCTTATccataagaaagaaagaatcaaataaagaaatgaacAACCTAGTATCTAGTAAATGTCAAAGATGAATCCCCAACCCAGAAGCTATGCAAAGGCACACGCATTATGAATTTGTTTGGTCATCATTGTCCTCATTATCAGAGTCATGAAGATGATCAAAAAAAGTATCGAGGGACAAGGGGCCCTGATCATGCCAGGCACCCTTGGTGGCATGAGCTCGCCATTTCTGGTCAGCTATCATATCAGGAGAGAGCCCCCATTCATGCATTTCTCTGTCTGTGTGATGAACCGCCAAACTGTACTCTCCGCCACTCCCCAACTGCATCACGCGGAACTCGCCGTTTCCAAAATTGTTCAGAAGATCAAATTGTTCAACCGTCCACTTGAACCACTTCATGAGGAAAACCCGGGATGCCAGCCCGTGTGAAACAATTATCAGGTTCAGATCGTTAGAAGGGTCATGATTAAGCCTGTTCATGTCGATGTCCCTCCACAGAGATTCAAGGAAACCTGCAAACAAACCCTCTCCAAATTAAAATCAACATAATTTATAGGATGTGTCTAGAACTTTTTAGAGCTTATCATATAACATAAGCACTTAGATAGGTGTTTGGTTGAATTTCTCCTTtgattaacttatgaataaatGTTTACACCAACATATGAATTCTTTTGAGAATATTTCAAGAAAAGTTCTCAAATAAATGCTTCATAAACATGTGTATCCAAACACAATCGTAGTCAAAATCTAAGTGTATGTTCGGATATCAGTAAGTGGAACGCGAATGGACTTTCATGTTAATCTGTAAATAGAGTTCCAATAACTTTTTGCCTCAAAGTGAGTGTTAACTTCCGTTTGCAGAAGTAATCACCGATATTCAATCATAGCCTAAGAGTAGCTCATTCATTTACACCACATTCATCCTTGTAACAATGATTTCCAGCTAAAATATTATAGTTGTTTAACTTGAATCACAACAATCAATCTATCAGCATTCGATTTCACAATTTGCACAAAATTCTAGACAAACTTACTCAGAagctaagtgtgtgtttggattaatCACAATGTGGCATAATCACTTAACTTTATGAGCTACACGCCACAGCTTCTCATTTCTCAGCTTACTATctaaccaaacatgcactaagatTTTCACATTCTAACAGAAATTGATTCTAGAGCATTTCACAAACATGCACAAGAAGCCGGTAAAAGAGGAAAgagagttagttagttagttagttactgGAAACGCGATCGAAGACGTCGGCGGCGGATTCACCGTCAGGAAATCGGAAGAAGAATCTACCAAACCGCTGCCTCGTTTCCTTGAGCGCGTTAATCCGCTCCTGAACCTGAAAATTACCGAAATCCTGTTCACGAATGCGGCACTCCTCTCTAACACCGAGGAGGCGGTGTTTGGAGAACGATCTACCGATCTCGCGGAGCGTGGATCTGGTGCGGGCGTAAGGAGAGACGTAGAAGTAGACGCGCCAATCGGTGGAGGATGTGGAGGAGATGACGTGGCGGATGCGAGCGCCGGCGATTCGTGCTTGGGTTATGCCTTGGGGGGTTAGAGAGATCTTGTGGTCTGGGGTGGTTGTGTAGGCGGAGGGGTCTAAGTTTCCTTGAGACTCGCCGTGGCGGACAAGGATTATTCTCTTGGGAAGCACGCTTGGTTTGTGATTGTTCTGATTGGGAATCtgttgttggtggtggttgTTGTTATCATCGTTATCGTTGTTGTTGTGATTATGCATTGCGTGTTGCTTCTTCCTGCAACTGAAATTGAAGGAAGGTTTATGGTTTCTTGGGAGATTTCAATTTCATCATCTTTGGTGATTGTTGTTTTGATAGTGATAGATCCTTGGTGATGCATGTGAATGTCAATCTCGCAGAGAAGGACgaaatgaaaaggaaaagaacaacaacaaaaaaaaatggagaTGCGGGGAATCGAACCCCGTGCCTCTCGCATGCGAAGCGAGCGCTCTACCATATGAGCTACATCCCCATGATGCTGTT
This is a stretch of genomic DNA from Lotus japonicus ecotype B-129 chromosome 1, LjGifu_v1.2. It encodes these proteins:
- the LOC130731214 gene encoding glutathione synthetase, chloroplastic-like, whose product is MGATATPFASFNSQTTTTSTKDSYRSFSTHTFSTAFRRQPPPPPPSSFRRKPLKLITMAQQQQHLTLAPVNGNGSITAPATTLLFDQQLLQKIADDALVWASLHGLVMGDKSVQRSGTVPGVGLVHAPFALFPTLFPESQWRQACDLAPIFNELVDRVSLDGKFLQESLSRTKEVDEFTSRLLDIHSKMLAINKKEEIRLGLHRSDYMLDEKTKSLLQIELNTISSSFAGLGSLVTELHRYILSRYGKLLGLDSGKVPANNAATQFAEGLARAWTEYNDPRAVIMIVVQAEERNMYDQHFLSAVLRDRHQIAIVRKTLAEVDREGEILPDGTLSVDGQRIAVVYFRAGYTPVDYPSESEWRARLLMEQSSAIKCPSISYHLVGTKKIQQELANPGVLERFLENKGDIAKLRECFAGLWSLDDYDITRKAIEKPELFVMKPQREGGGNNIYGNAVRETLLKLQQAGSQEDAAYILMQRIFPTLSAAVLMRNGCWHKDHAVSELGIFSTYLRNKDRVVMNNQSGYLMRTKISSSDEGGVAAGFAVLDSVYLT
- the LOC130731215 gene encoding phosphoglycerate mutase-like protein AT74, with protein sequence MHNHNNNDNDDNNNHHQQQIPNQNNHKPSVLPKRIILVRHGESQGNLDPSAYTTTPDHKISLTPQGITQARIAGARIRHVISSTSSTDWRVYFYVSPYARTRSTLREIGRSFSKHRLLGVREECRIREQDFGNFQVQERINALKETRQRFGRFFFRFPDGESAADVFDRVSSFLESLWRDIDMNRLNHDPSNDLNLIIVSHGLASRVFLMKWFKWTVEQFDLLNNFGNGEFRVMQLGSGGEYSLAVHHTDREMHEWGLSPDMIADQKWRAHATKGAWHDQGPLSLDTFFDHLHDSDNEDNDDQTNS